In the genome of Streptomyces lydicus, the window GGACTGGACGGTGGTGCGGGCCAGTTGGTTCAACCAGAACTTCAGCGAAAGCTTCTTCCTGGAGCCGGTGCTCGCCGGCGAGCTGGCGCTGCCGACCGGTGACGCCGTCGAGCCGTTCCTGGATGCCGACGACATCGCCGACGTGGTGACCGCCGCGTTCCTGGACGACCAGCACATCGGCAAGACCTACGAGTTGTCCGGCCCCCGGCTGCTGAGCTTCCGCGAGGTGGCAGCCGAGCTGTCCCAGGCCACCGGCCGCCGGATCGACTACATTCCGGTCACCTTCGACGAGTACCGCGCCGCGCTGGAAGAGCACGACGTGCCGGTCGAGTTCGCCGACCTGTTCCAGCTGATCACCGACGGTCGCAACGCACACCTGGTGCACGGCGTCGAGGAGGTGCTGGGCCGAAAGCCCCGCGATTTCGCCGGCTTCGCCCGCGACGCCGCCGCCACCGGTGTCTGGAACGCCTGATCCCTCTAGGGTGACGCCGTGGACACACTGAGCTGTCTGCTCGACGGGCCGAAGGCCCGCGGCGCCTTCATACTGAAATCGGTCTTCGCTCCGCCCTGGTCCCTCCGGATCGAGGACCGGGCGCCGGTCTCCGTGGTGACCATGGTCCGCGGGGATGCCTGGGTGCTCCCGGACCACGGACGTCCCGTGCTGCTGCGCCCCGGCGATGTCGCCCTGCTCCGCGGCCCCGACGCCTACGTCATCGCCGACCGGCCGGAAACCCCCGTACAGATCGTCATCGGCCCCGAACAGCGGTGCAACACCACCGAGGGCGAGGACGTCACGGACAGCATGGCGCTGGGGGTGCGTGCCTGGGGTGACGACCGGCAGCTCGGTTCCTCGGTGATGCTCAGCGGTACCTACCAAGCCCCCAGCGAGATCGGCCGACGACTGCTGACCGCGCTTCCGGTTCTCCTCGTCCGGCCCGCCGACGCAGGGCACCACCCGCTGGTCCAGATCCTCGCCGAGGAGATCGGCAAGGACGAGATCGGCCAGGGCCTCGTCCTGGACCGGCTGCTGGACCTGCTGCTCGTCGGCGTCCTGCGCGCCTGGCTCACGGCGCCGGAGTCCGGCGCCCCTGGCTGGTACAGCGCGCAGGCCGACCCCGTGGTCGGACCCGCGCTGCGGCTGCTGCACGAACAGCCCGCCACCGCCTGGACAGTGGCGTCCCTCGCGCACTCCGTCGGCGTCTCCCGGGCCGGCCTGGCGCGGCGCTTCACCCAGCTCGTCGGCGAGCCGCCGATGGCGTATCTCACCAGCTGGCGGCTCTCCCTCGCGGCGGATCTGCTGCGCGAGCCGGACGCGACGGTGGCGACGGTGGCCCGGCGAGTCGGCTACGGCGGGGCGTTCGCGCTGAGCGCCGCCTTCAAACGGGTCCGCGGGATGAGCCCTCAGCACTTCCGCAAGAGCGGCGCAGCCCCCGCCACCCAGCAGTTCACCACGACGGCGCAGACCGTGGTGCTGGACCGCTGAGTCGGCACGCTGTCACCGCGCGGCGCCTCTGGGCACACCGCATCGGACGCCTTCGACCACCAGACGAGGAAGTCGTATGAGCTTCAACCCGACCACCACCCACGGCAGCCCCAGCGCGGCAGACCCCGCGCCCTCGACGGCACCACGACGCGGCAGGACGGCGGGGGCGCTGTTGATGATCGCCACCCTCACCATGGGACTCATGGCCGGGCTCTTCTTCGCGTTCGACATCTCGGTCATGCCGGGGCTGGCGAAGACCGACGACCGCACGTACGTGGCGGCGATGCAGAAC includes:
- a CDS encoding AraC family transcriptional regulator, whose protein sequence is MDTLSCLLDGPKARGAFILKSVFAPPWSLRIEDRAPVSVVTMVRGDAWVLPDHGRPVLLRPGDVALLRGPDAYVIADRPETPVQIVIGPEQRCNTTEGEDVTDSMALGVRAWGDDRQLGSSVMLSGTYQAPSEIGRRLLTALPVLLVRPADAGHHPLVQILAEEIGKDEIGQGLVLDRLLDLLLVGVLRAWLTAPESGAPGWYSAQADPVVGPALRLLHEQPATAWTVASLAHSVGVSRAGLARRFTQLVGEPPMAYLTSWRLSLAADLLREPDATVATVARRVGYGGAFALSAAFKRVRGMSPQHFRKSGAAPATQQFTTTAQTVVLDR
- a CDS encoding NmrA family NAD(P)-binding protein, translated to MTQNTQNTQNTQKAQNASTDRESVLAIGGTGKTGRRVAERLAARGVGVRIGSRTAERPFVWEDTTTWEAALESVNAVYVTYYPDLAFPGAAETVEEFSRFAVAHGARRLVLLSGRGEEGARTSEDKLKASGADWTVVRASWFNQNFSESFFLEPVLAGELALPTGDAVEPFLDADDIADVVTAAFLDDQHIGKTYELSGPRLLSFREVAAELSQATGRRIDYIPVTFDEYRAALEEHDVPVEFADLFQLITDGRNAHLVHGVEEVLGRKPRDFAGFARDAAATGVWNA